One Citricoccus sp. K5 DNA window includes the following coding sequences:
- a CDS encoding ABC transporter ATP-binding protein has translation MLWKLVRHYGKPYWALVVAVLVLQLAATLATLYLPSLNADIIDNGIATGDTEYIWRVGAVMLAVALVQVITAIAAVWFGARMSMSIGRDIRQAIYTRVDHFSAEEMGRFGAPTLITRGTNDVQQVQMVVLMALNFMVMVPIMSIGGIVMAIQEDPGLSWLVWVSVPVLLLIVGLLVQRLMPLFERMQTNIDDVNGVMREQIMGIRVVRAFVRERHETGRFTDANATLTKTSVNIGRLFILMGPLITMVLHLATAAVLWFGGHRVDDGLVEVGALTAFMQYLLQILMAVMMGTFMFMMFPRAIITARRIGEVLTTTGSVQEPEHSIEPQRKDGTVEFRNVTFAYPGAEAPIVDGVSFTAEAGQTTAIIGSTGSGKTTLINLVPRLYDSTGGTVLIDGVPVADMTRASLTEAVGFVPQKPFLFSGSVADNLRFGKPDASESDLWAALDTAQATEFVRDRTTGEGESAATGLDSSISQGGTNVSGGQRQRLCIARALVAKPRVYLFDDSFSALDVTTDARLRSALTGYTEGATTIMVAQRVSSITEADQIIVLEEGRVVGRGTHQELLDTSDTYREIVDSQISAEEVA, from the coding sequence ATGCTGTGGAAACTCGTCCGGCATTACGGCAAGCCCTACTGGGCCCTTGTCGTGGCCGTCCTGGTGCTCCAGTTGGCCGCCACCCTGGCCACGCTGTACCTGCCCAGTCTCAACGCTGACATCATCGACAACGGCATTGCCACCGGTGACACCGAGTACATCTGGCGCGTGGGCGCCGTCATGCTGGCCGTCGCCCTGGTCCAGGTCATCACCGCCATCGCGGCGGTCTGGTTCGGCGCGCGCATGTCCATGTCGATCGGCCGGGACATCCGCCAGGCCATCTACACCCGGGTGGACCACTTCTCCGCCGAGGAGATGGGCCGCTTCGGCGCGCCCACCCTGATCACCCGCGGCACCAATGACGTGCAACAGGTGCAGATGGTCGTGCTGATGGCCCTGAATTTCATGGTGATGGTCCCGATCATGTCCATCGGCGGCATCGTGATGGCCATCCAGGAGGACCCGGGCCTGTCCTGGCTCGTGTGGGTGTCCGTCCCCGTGCTGTTGCTGATCGTGGGCCTGCTGGTGCAGCGCCTGATGCCCCTGTTCGAGCGGATGCAGACCAACATCGACGACGTCAACGGCGTGATGCGTGAGCAGATCATGGGTATCCGCGTGGTGCGGGCCTTCGTGCGGGAGCGCCACGAGACCGGACGCTTCACGGACGCCAACGCGACGCTGACCAAGACCTCCGTGAACATCGGCCGGCTGTTCATCCTGATGGGACCGCTCATCACCATGGTCCTGCACCTGGCCACCGCCGCCGTGTTGTGGTTCGGCGGACACCGCGTGGACGACGGCCTCGTGGAGGTCGGCGCCCTGACCGCGTTCATGCAGTACCTGTTGCAGATCCTCATGGCCGTCATGATGGGCACGTTCATGTTCATGATGTTCCCGCGCGCCATCATCACCGCCCGGCGCATCGGCGAGGTGCTCACCACCACCGGTTCCGTCCAGGAGCCGGAGCACTCCATCGAGCCGCAGCGCAAGGACGGCACGGTCGAGTTCCGCAACGTGACGTTCGCCTACCCGGGTGCCGAGGCGCCCATCGTGGACGGCGTCTCCTTCACCGCCGAGGCCGGACAGACCACCGCGATCATCGGCTCCACCGGCTCCGGCAAGACCACCCTGATCAACCTCGTCCCCCGGCTCTACGACTCCACCGGGGGCACCGTACTGATCGACGGCGTGCCCGTGGCGGACATGACCCGGGCCTCCCTCACCGAAGCCGTGGGGTTCGTTCCCCAGAAGCCGTTCCTGTTCTCCGGTTCCGTGGCGGACAACCTCCGCTTCGGCAAGCCGGATGCCTCCGAGTCCGATCTCTGGGCGGCCCTGGACACCGCCCAGGCCACCGAGTTCGTCCGGGACCGGACCACCGGCGAGGGTGAGAGCGCCGCGACCGGATTGGACTCGTCCATCTCGCAGGGCGGAACCAACGTCTCCGGCGGCCAGCGCCAGCGCCTGTGCATCGCCCGGGCCCTGGTGGCCAAGCCCCGCGTCTATTTGTTCGACGACTCGTTCTCCGCCCTGGACGTCACCACCGACGCCCGGCTGCGCTCGGCCCTGACCGGCTACACCGAGGGCGCCACCACGATCATGGTGGCCCAGCGCGTCTCCAGCATCACGGAGGCTGACCAGATCATCGTGCTCGAGGAAGGCCGGGTCGTCGGCCGCGGCACCCATCAGGAACTCCTCGACACCTCGGATACCTACCGGGAGATCGTGGATTCCCAGATCAGCGCGGAGGAAGTGGCATGA
- a CDS encoding ABC transporter ATP-binding protein translates to MSTGKSNHSTQSSQSAGRPEDLFPKVQRPAYRSTAFRSTASGAAKDGGAAAGVVSEQEIAELQDSVGTGEWGEGSAPRKAKTFWPSLGRLFSTLKDHKFGVVMVFVFGAISTILTVWAPAILGQAMDVIFDGWLGDGIDFTTLSRMLAIVLGMYVVASLFDWLQGFVLNEIVMRVVYRIRQQIEAKVNRLPLSYFDTRQRGDLLSRTTNDVDNVQTAMQQAFASLFYAVMTIIGITIMMFVLSWQLALIALIALPIAGIVVGLIGSKSQKLFTAQWKNTGRLNGHIEESFTGHELVTVFGRQESMRERFDERNEDLYEASFRAQFYSGMIMPIMQWVTYLGYVGIAVVGGLRVATGQMSLGQVTAFIQYSREFNAPLGEMAGMANMLISGVASAERIFELLDADEQEEDLSVQRQRTDGGTLDPDGKQPGQLAQPVHGRVEFDHVQFSYTPEKPLITDLSLDAHPGETVAIVGPTGAGKTTLVNLIMRFYEIDGGQIRLDGVDIATLDRGVLRGQIGMVLQDAVLFGGTIRENIRYGRLDATDEEVVAAAKATFVDRFVHTLPDGYDTVIEAEGANISAGERQLITIARAFLADPALLILDEATSSVDTRTEVLVQEAMAALRSDRTSFVIAHRLSTIRDADVILVMEHGDIVEQGSHEQLLDAEGAYYRLYMSQFTQGVDLDAEEAAVSVGTGAIPVVGEDPATGGVPAVSGTVPVVEPGQHRPESSGGVTGPHAGR, encoded by the coding sequence ATGAGCACGGGCAAGAGCAACCACAGCACCCAGTCCAGCCAGTCAGCCGGCCGTCCGGAGGATCTCTTCCCGAAGGTCCAGCGTCCCGCGTACCGGTCCACCGCCTTCCGGTCCACCGCTTCAGGTGCCGCGAAGGACGGCGGTGCCGCGGCCGGCGTCGTGTCCGAGCAGGAGATCGCCGAGTTGCAGGACAGTGTGGGCACCGGCGAGTGGGGCGAAGGCTCCGCGCCGCGCAAGGCCAAGACCTTCTGGCCGTCCCTCGGGCGGCTCTTCAGCACCCTGAAGGACCACAAGTTCGGGGTGGTGATGGTGTTCGTCTTCGGCGCCATCTCGACCATCCTGACGGTCTGGGCCCCGGCCATCCTCGGCCAGGCCATGGACGTGATCTTCGACGGCTGGTTGGGCGACGGCATCGACTTCACCACGCTCTCGCGGATGCTGGCGATCGTGCTGGGCATGTACGTGGTGGCGTCCCTGTTCGACTGGCTCCAGGGCTTCGTGCTCAACGAGATCGTGATGCGCGTGGTCTACCGGATCCGCCAGCAGATCGAGGCCAAGGTCAACCGCCTGCCCCTGAGCTACTTCGACACGCGCCAACGCGGGGACCTGCTGTCCCGGACCACCAATGACGTGGACAACGTGCAGACCGCCATGCAGCAGGCGTTCGCATCCCTGTTCTACGCGGTCATGACCATCATCGGCATCACCATCATGATGTTCGTGCTCTCCTGGCAGCTCGCGCTGATCGCGCTGATCGCCCTGCCGATCGCCGGGATCGTGGTGGGCCTCATCGGTTCGAAGTCGCAGAAGCTGTTCACCGCCCAGTGGAAGAACACCGGGCGGCTCAACGGGCACATCGAGGAGTCCTTCACCGGGCACGAGCTGGTGACCGTGTTCGGCCGCCAGGAGTCCATGCGCGAGCGCTTCGACGAGCGGAACGAGGACCTCTACGAGGCCTCCTTCCGGGCCCAGTTCTACTCCGGCATGATCATGCCGATCATGCAGTGGGTGACGTACCTGGGCTATGTGGGCATCGCCGTGGTCGGCGGCCTGCGGGTGGCCACCGGGCAGATGTCCCTGGGCCAGGTCACCGCGTTCATCCAGTACTCCCGCGAGTTCAACGCCCCGCTGGGTGAGATGGCCGGTATGGCGAACATGCTCATCTCCGGCGTGGCCTCGGCCGAGCGGATCTTCGAGCTGCTGGACGCCGATGAGCAGGAGGAGGACCTCTCCGTCCAGCGCCAGCGGACAGACGGCGGCACCCTGGATCCGGACGGCAAGCAGCCCGGCCAGCTGGCCCAGCCGGTGCACGGCCGGGTGGAGTTCGACCACGTGCAGTTCTCCTACACGCCGGAGAAACCGCTCATCACGGACCTGTCCCTGGACGCGCATCCCGGGGAGACCGTCGCCATCGTCGGCCCCACCGGGGCGGGCAAGACCACCCTGGTCAACCTCATCATGCGGTTCTACGAGATCGACGGCGGCCAGATCCGGCTCGACGGCGTGGACATCGCCACCCTGGACCGCGGGGTGCTGCGCGGCCAGATCGGCATGGTGCTGCAGGACGCCGTGCTCTTCGGCGGAACCATCCGGGAGAACATCCGCTATGGCCGGCTCGACGCCACGGACGAGGAGGTGGTGGCGGCGGCGAAGGCGACCTTCGTGGACCGCTTCGTCCACACCCTGCCGGACGGCTATGACACCGTGATCGAGGCGGAGGGAGCCAACATCTCCGCCGGTGAGCGCCAGCTCATCACGATCGCCCGCGCCTTCCTCGCCGATCCCGCGCTGCTGATCCTGGACGAGGCCACCTCCTCCGTGGACACCCGCACCGAGGTGCTCGTCCAGGAGGCCATGGCGGCCCTGCGCTCGGACCGGACGTCCTTCGTGATCGCGCACCGGCTCTCCACCATCCGCGATGCGGACGTGATCCTGGTGATGGAGCACGGGGACATCGTGGAACAGGGCTCGCACGAGCAGCTGCTCGACGCCGAGGGTGCCTACTACCGGCTGTACATGTCCCAGTTCACCCAGGGCGTGGACCTGGACGCGGAGGAGGCGGCAGTGTCCGTGGGCACCGGCGCCATTCCGGTGGTGGGGGAGGACCCCGCGACCGGTGGCGTGCCCGCGGTGAGTGGGACCGTCCCCGTGGTGGAACCGGGGCAGCACCGTCCCGAGTCCTCCGGGGGCGTGACAGGTCCCCACGCCGGCCGGTAG
- a CDS encoding CPBP family intramembrane glutamic endopeptidase: protein MTDEPRQAPQHEPHRPADGHGSSPQGQLIIPPGWPGRRPQDRIVLDPGKPTWMDLVTVLAYLLIFILGAAVLVTLIPGFQEQFTETDGTLNEGSFTFSINLISYSVLTVLALIACWKPFIASFRTFKQYGWLKIGLIPVIWFVCIMVNALVVMAAGQPIKSANQLAIEEMTTQVAFLPMLLVTVFMAPFVEEYIFRHLMIGKLSRWINVWVCVVISMVLFALIHFLSTGFNFDPVQVIPYLTLAAAITVAYVLTGKSLAYATILHVFNNLVSIVVAYTLLPLLPEGM, encoded by the coding sequence ATGACCGATGAGCCGCGGCAGGCACCGCAACACGAGCCACACCGCCCCGCCGACGGTCACGGGTCCTCACCGCAGGGCCAGCTGATCATCCCGCCGGGGTGGCCGGGCCGCCGCCCGCAGGACCGGATCGTCCTCGACCCGGGCAAGCCCACGTGGATGGATCTGGTCACGGTGCTGGCCTACCTGCTCATCTTCATCCTGGGCGCGGCCGTCCTGGTGACGCTCATCCCGGGCTTCCAGGAGCAGTTCACGGAGACGGACGGCACGCTCAACGAGGGCTCGTTCACCTTCAGCATCAATCTGATCTCGTACTCGGTCCTCACCGTCCTGGCATTGATCGCGTGCTGGAAGCCGTTCATCGCCTCGTTCCGCACCTTCAAGCAGTACGGGTGGCTCAAGATCGGGCTCATCCCGGTGATCTGGTTCGTGTGCATCATGGTCAACGCCCTCGTGGTGATGGCTGCGGGCCAGCCCATCAAGAGTGCCAACCAGCTGGCCATCGAGGAGATGACCACCCAGGTCGCGTTCCTGCCCATGCTGCTGGTGACCGTGTTCATGGCGCCGTTCGTGGAGGAGTACATCTTCCGGCACCTGATGATCGGCAAGCTCTCCCGGTGGATCAACGTGTGGGTCTGCGTGGTGATCTCGATGGTGCTGTTCGCCCTGATCCACTTCCTCAGCACCGGCTTCAACTTCGACCCCGTCCAGGTCATCCCGTACCTGACGCTCGCCGCCGCCATCACGGTGGCCTACGTCCTGACCGGCAAGTCACTGGCCTACGCCACGATCCTGCACGTGTTCAACAACCTGGTCTCCATCGTCGTGGCCTACACGCTCCTGCCCCTGCTGCCCGAGGGCATGTGA
- a CDS encoding MATE family efflux transporter, whose protein sequence is MTAAPRDARPISRQILTLAVPAFGALLAEPMFLLADTAIIGHLGVAELAGVGVGTTVLHTVTGLMVFLAYSTTPAVSRFLGAGNLGAAMDRGRDGVWLALLLGGVLAVAGWLAAPALAGLIGADGAVQDHAVAYLQWSMPGIPAMLGVLAATGILRGLLDTKTPLIVAGVGFAANIGLNFVLVYGAGLGVAGSAMGTSLVQWAMFVVYLAVLYPRFRTAGTHLAPSGPGMLATAQVGSWLLLRTATLRAAILFTVVAATGLGTATLAAHQLVFTVYSTMAFALDALAIAAQALIGRELGAGRKEEARALTSTMIRWSLWFGVITGAVLAVLAWVLPPLFTPEPAVQAAATAGLLVLAASQPLSGYVFVLDGVLIGAGDARYLALAGVVNLAVYLPALAGLGWLATGAGTGQAPDAGTQLALLWAGFAGVFMGARALTLGLRTRSDAWMRTGG, encoded by the coding sequence GTGACTGCAGCACCCCGGGATGCTCGCCCGATCTCCCGGCAGATCCTGACCCTCGCCGTCCCCGCGTTCGGGGCCCTGCTGGCCGAGCCGATGTTCCTGCTCGCGGACACCGCGATCATCGGCCACCTGGGCGTCGCGGAGCTGGCCGGCGTCGGGGTCGGCACCACGGTGCTGCACACCGTCACCGGGCTGATGGTCTTCCTGGCCTACTCCACGACGCCGGCCGTGTCCCGGTTCCTGGGCGCCGGCAACCTGGGGGCGGCGATGGACCGCGGACGGGACGGCGTGTGGCTGGCCCTGCTGCTCGGCGGCGTCCTGGCCGTGGCGGGCTGGCTCGCCGCCCCGGCGCTGGCCGGGCTGATCGGTGCCGACGGTGCGGTGCAGGACCATGCGGTGGCCTACCTGCAGTGGTCCATGCCGGGGATCCCCGCGATGCTCGGCGTGCTGGCCGCCACCGGCATCCTGCGGGGGCTGCTGGACACCAAGACCCCGCTGATCGTGGCCGGGGTGGGCTTCGCCGCGAACATCGGGCTGAACTTCGTGCTCGTCTACGGCGCGGGCCTCGGCGTGGCCGGCTCGGCCATGGGCACCTCATTGGTGCAGTGGGCCATGTTCGTGGTCTACCTCGCCGTGCTGTACCCGCGGTTCCGCACCGCCGGCACCCATCTGGCCCCGTCCGGTCCCGGCATGCTCGCCACCGCCCAGGTGGGCTCCTGGCTGCTGTTGCGCACCGCCACCCTCCGCGCCGCCATCCTCTTCACGGTGGTGGCGGCCACCGGCCTCGGCACGGCCACGCTTGCCGCACACCAGCTCGTCTTCACGGTCTACTCGACCATGGCCTTCGCCCTGGACGCCCTCGCCATCGCGGCTCAGGCCCTGATCGGCCGGGAGCTCGGCGCCGGCCGGAAAGAGGAGGCGCGTGCCCTGACCAGCACCATGATCAGGTGGTCGCTGTGGTTCGGGGTCATCACCGGTGCGGTCCTCGCGGTCCTCGCCTGGGTGCTCCCGCCGTTGTTCACCCCGGAGCCCGCCGTCCAGGCCGCCGCGACCGCCGGGCTCCTCGTCCTGGCCGCCTCCCAGCCGTTGAGCGGCTACGTCTTCGTCCTGGACGGCGTGCTCATCGGAGCCGGCGATGCCCGCTATCTGGCGCTGGCCGGCGTCGTGAACCTGGCGGTGTACCTGCCGGCACTCGCGGGGCTCGGGTGGCTCGCCACCGGCGCCGGAACCGGTCAGGCGCCCGATGCCGGCACCCAGCTGGCGCTGTTGTGGGCCGGTTTCGCGGGGGTCTTCATGGGGGCCCGCGCGCTCACCCTCGGGCTGCGGACCCGCTCGGATGCGTGGATGCGGACGGGCGGTTGA
- a CDS encoding CoA ester lyase: MSSTPLIPAIPHHFTPTPGQRIDPVLARSWLLVNAVHPEKFPAAEDSPADIVVLDIEDAVAPQDKDTARANAVEWLSGGHSAWVRLNGYGSSWWEQDVAALAATLPRASGGPVPEGGLAGVVLAMVESTDHVNETAARLPGIPVVALVETARGLQRINSIAAAKGTYRLAFGIGDFRRDTGFGESPLALAYARSQFTIAAKATGLPGPIDGPTVGTTGVKLAEAAATTAEFGMTGKICLLPEQCAVVNEGLSPSQDEITWAHEFLDDFATDGGIIRNGSDLPRKARADRILELAEAFGVQWIREDEDDHAPAPSDTFHY; the protein is encoded by the coding sequence GTGAGCTCCACGCCCCTGATCCCTGCCATCCCGCACCACTTCACCCCCACCCCCGGCCAGAGGATCGATCCGGTCCTGGCGCGCTCCTGGCTACTGGTCAACGCCGTCCACCCTGAGAAGTTCCCGGCCGCCGAGGACTCCCCGGCGGACATCGTGGTACTGGACATCGAGGACGCGGTGGCGCCCCAGGACAAGGACACCGCGCGGGCGAACGCCGTGGAGTGGCTGTCCGGCGGGCACTCGGCCTGGGTGCGCCTCAACGGCTACGGCTCCTCGTGGTGGGAGCAGGACGTCGCGGCGCTGGCCGCCACCCTGCCCCGCGCCTCGGGCGGGCCGGTCCCCGAGGGGGGCCTGGCCGGCGTCGTGCTGGCGATGGTGGAGTCCACCGACCACGTGAACGAGACTGCGGCCCGGTTGCCGGGCATCCCGGTGGTCGCACTGGTGGAGACGGCCCGAGGGCTGCAGCGCATCAACTCGATCGCCGCGGCGAAGGGCACCTACCGGCTGGCCTTCGGGATCGGCGACTTCCGGCGGGACACCGGATTCGGAGAGTCTCCGCTGGCGCTGGCCTACGCGCGCAGCCAGTTCACCATCGCCGCCAAGGCCACCGGCCTACCTGGCCCGATCGATGGCCCGACCGTCGGCACCACGGGCGTGAAGCTGGCCGAGGCTGCCGCCACCACGGCGGAGTTCGGCATGACGGGGAAGATCTGCCTGCTGCCCGAGCAGTGCGCCGTGGTCAACGAGGGGCTGAGCCCGTCCCAGGACGAGATCACCTGGGCACACGAGTTCCTGGACGACTTCGCCACGGACGGCGGGATCATCCGCAACGGTTCTGATCTGCCGCGCAAGGCCCGGGCGGACCGGATCCTGGAACTGGCCGAGGCTTTCGGGGTGCAGTGGATCCGCGAGGACGAGGACGATCACGCCCCCGCGCCCTCGGACACCTTCCACTACTGA
- a CDS encoding CGNR zinc finger domain-containing protein — protein MFSATTTSRLAQAATLANTAPGPRGGRLLPERLDQPAELPAALPGWNFDDDPSSATLRSVRKLRAAVAGIWQDAHALDIGAALEGVNLLLASAGPVHVFAPEPATARTPAVLAAGQDSDVPEKTLSTSLALALAEVALAGELTRLRTCSGEDCTNAFVDLTRNRSKQFCDEANCANRAHVKAYRARRAAESPDHGELSDHGDHAEYDAASDEIASEHGSLEDAPEKKDKPGKKKSKKGKKKK, from the coding sequence ATGTTCTCAGCAACCACCACCAGTCGTCTGGCCCAGGCCGCGACGCTTGCCAACACGGCCCCCGGTCCCCGCGGCGGTCGCCTCCTCCCCGAGCGGCTCGACCAGCCGGCCGAGCTTCCCGCAGCCCTGCCCGGCTGGAACTTCGACGACGACCCCTCCAGCGCCACCCTGCGCTCCGTCCGCAAGCTGCGCGCCGCCGTCGCGGGCATCTGGCAGGACGCCCATGCCCTGGACATCGGTGCCGCCCTCGAGGGCGTCAACCTTCTTTTGGCCTCGGCGGGGCCCGTGCACGTGTTCGCACCCGAACCGGCCACGGCCCGCACGCCCGCGGTCCTGGCTGCCGGGCAGGACAGTGACGTCCCGGAGAAGACCCTCTCCACCTCTCTGGCCCTGGCGCTGGCCGAGGTGGCCCTGGCCGGCGAGCTGACACGGCTGCGGACCTGCTCCGGAGAGGACTGCACCAACGCCTTCGTGGACCTGACTCGCAACCGTTCCAAGCAGTTCTGCGATGAGGCCAACTGCGCCAACCGCGCCCACGTCAAGGCCTACCGGGCCCGGCGAGCTGCGGAGTCCCCGGACCATGGTGAGCTCTCAGACCACGGAGACCATGCGGAGTACGATGCCGCATCGGACGAGATTGCCTCGGAGCACGGTTCGCTGGAGGATGCGCCGGAGAAGAAGGACAAGCCCGGGAAGAAGAAGTCCAAGAAGGGCAAGAAGAAGAAGTAG
- a CDS encoding thiamine pyrophosphate-dependent enzyme, protein MSTEQTTATTKSAGHVIVDTLEAHGVKRIYSIPGESYLDVLDGLHHSTIENVICRHEGGAAYMAEADGKMNSVPGIAMVTRGPGAANAHVGLHTAWQDSTAMVLFVGLIPFEHRGKEAFQEFDPQMWFESGAKRVMTLDHASRASEIVAEAMFAATSGRPGPVIVGLHEDIIKEQISPELHPNIPVATGGMTVEDWKALNEALQESDKPLFITGGNDWTTEGAEALTTWLEEHNIPAAAEWRTEGTVPFTSPSYVGPIGYGRPKPTYDLLEETDLIVFVGTVPGDVVTDGFTIRQNWDRKNFLVTIDPSLRGRSGPVSHQIVAKPDVFVRDLVRMDLAVKDSWKEWTSRMRGEQEKFAALPSAEPAEGQARMDTLMANLVQSLPEDAMITLGAGEHTNWAHRYFPTNSYAAMVSARNGSMGYSVPSAVAASLNYPGRRVVTIAGDGEFLMNGQELATAAQYGATPLVVVMDNQEYGTIRTHQERDYPNRVSGTQLKNPDFAKMAEAFGGFGVRVEQDADVPAAVEAAIKAIDEDGTFALIHLIVDQRVKAY, encoded by the coding sequence ATGAGCACTGAACAGACCACGGCCACCACGAAGTCGGCCGGACACGTCATCGTCGACACCCTCGAGGCGCACGGCGTCAAGCGGATCTATTCCATCCCGGGTGAGAGCTACCTCGATGTGCTGGACGGTCTGCACCACTCCACCATCGAGAACGTCATCTGCCGCCACGAGGGCGGTGCCGCGTACATGGCCGAGGCCGACGGCAAGATGAACTCCGTTCCGGGCATTGCCATGGTGACACGCGGTCCCGGTGCCGCCAACGCGCATGTCGGCCTGCACACCGCCTGGCAGGACTCGACCGCGATGGTCCTGTTCGTGGGCCTGATCCCGTTCGAGCACCGCGGCAAGGAGGCCTTCCAGGAGTTCGACCCGCAGATGTGGTTCGAATCCGGCGCCAAGCGCGTGATGACCCTGGACCACGCCAGCCGTGCCTCCGAGATCGTGGCCGAGGCCATGTTCGCCGCCACGTCCGGCCGTCCCGGGCCGGTGATCGTGGGCCTGCATGAGGACATCATCAAGGAGCAGATCAGCCCCGAGCTGCACCCGAACATCCCGGTGGCCACCGGCGGTATGACCGTGGAGGACTGGAAGGCCCTGAACGAGGCACTGCAGGAGTCCGACAAGCCGCTGTTCATCACCGGCGGCAACGACTGGACCACCGAGGGGGCCGAGGCCCTGACGACCTGGCTCGAGGAGCACAACATCCCCGCTGCGGCCGAATGGCGCACCGAGGGCACCGTGCCGTTCACCTCCCCGTCCTATGTGGGCCCGATCGGCTACGGCCGTCCCAAGCCGACCTATGATCTGCTCGAGGAGACCGACCTCATCGTCTTCGTGGGCACCGTCCCCGGTGACGTGGTCACGGACGGCTTCACCATCCGTCAGAACTGGGACAGGAAGAATTTCCTCGTCACCATCGACCCCTCGCTGCGCGGCCGCTCCGGTCCCGTGTCCCACCAGATCGTGGCCAAGCCGGACGTGTTCGTGCGGGACCTCGTCCGCATGGACCTGGCCGTCAAGGACTCGTGGAAGGAATGGACCTCCCGGATGCGCGGCGAGCAGGAGAAGTTCGCCGCCCTGCCGTCCGCCGAGCCGGCCGAGGGCCAGGCCCGCATGGACACGCTCATGGCCAACCTGGTGCAGTCGCTGCCCGAGGACGCCATGATCACCCTGGGTGCCGGTGAGCACACCAACTGGGCCCACCGCTACTTCCCCACCAACTCCTATGCCGCCATGGTCTCGGCCCGCAACGGCTCCATGGGCTACTCGGTGCCGTCCGCCGTGGCCGCGTCCCTGAACTACCCGGGCCGCCGCGTGGTGACCATCGCCGGTGACGGCGAGTTCCTCATGAACGGTCAGGAACTGGCCACCGCCGCCCAGTACGGCGCCACCCCGCTGGTGGTCGTGATGGACAACCAGGAGTACGGCACGATCCGCACCCACCAGGAGCGGGACTACCCCAACCGGGTCTCCGGCACGCAGCTGAAGAACCCGGACTTCGCCAAGATGGCCGAGGCCTTCGGCGGCTTCGGCGTGCGCGTGGAGCAGGACGCCGACGTCCCGGCCGCCGTCGAGGCCGCCATCAAGGCGATCGACGAGGATGGCACGTTCGCGCTCATCCACCTGATCGTGGACCAGCGGGTCAAGGCCTACTGA
- a CDS encoding DUF664 domain-containing protein, with product MTSSDDSPDGTTNDQPWVPPPWDPPLAGTEIEHVLGSLERLRVTFRWKTGGLDVAGLATTIGASRLTMGGLIKHLAGVEVMKAGPEIDGSSPGEPWASAPWDEVQDWDFTSAGQDSPEQLYALYDAAVAQAQSRLEAALDRGGLDQRIALSDQVDLEVSLRRNLFDLIEEYSRHLGHADLIREAVDGQVGLDPPYPEAS from the coding sequence ATGACCTCCAGCGACGATTCCCCGGACGGGACCACCAACGATCAGCCGTGGGTGCCGCCCCCGTGGGATCCGCCGCTGGCCGGCACCGAAATCGAACACGTGCTCGGCTCCCTGGAGCGCCTGCGCGTCACTTTCCGATGGAAGACCGGAGGCCTGGATGTGGCGGGGCTCGCCACGACCATCGGCGCATCACGCCTGACCATGGGTGGTCTGATCAAGCATCTGGCGGGGGTCGAGGTGATGAAGGCCGGGCCGGAGATCGACGGCTCCAGCCCCGGCGAGCCCTGGGCCTCCGCTCCGTGGGACGAGGTGCAGGACTGGGATTTCACCTCCGCCGGGCAGGACTCCCCCGAGCAGCTGTATGCGCTCTACGACGCCGCGGTGGCGCAGGCCCAGAGCCGGCTGGAGGCAGCCCTCGACCGGGGCGGCCTGGATCAGCGGATCGCCCTGTCCGATCAGGTCGATCTTGAGGTCTCGCTGCGCCGGAACCTCTTCGACCTCATCGAGGAGTACTCCAGGCATCTCGGCCATGCGGACCTGATCCGTGAGGCCGTGGACGGGCAGGTTGGCCTGGATCCGCCGTACCCGGAAGCCAGCTGA